The DNA window TTATCTCTGAGGGTGTCGAGGATTCCTCGGTTGACCGCCCCACGCACTTGCAGGAACGAGCGGACGTTCAGCTCCAGGAGCCTGGCTCCGTGTGTGGAGTACAGGTCGGCGAGGCCGCGGGCCGGCACGATGGCGAGGAGGACCGAGTAGTCCTCGTCCGTTCGCGGGGTGGCCAGGCAGGGTAGACCTGCGGGAAACTCCGCCACGATCGGTTCGGCCTTGTTGCCGGACGCCGACCAGTTCGCCAGCCGGCGCAGGTCCCACAACTCCCGGGTGACGTGCCGGCCCTCGAACAACATCGGCGGAACGCCTTCACGCGCGACGCTGCGTGCATTGGTAATCAGCACCAGACGGACCGACTCGACCCTGCCGAACTTCTCCGCGACGGCTTCACACATGCCGGCCACCTCGGAGGACCGCTCCCGCCTTGCCACGGTGCCTCTCACGCAGCGGGACAGGAAGTTCTCCAAGCGCCGGAACGCCGCCTCGACGTCGGCACGCCCGATCTTGTGGTCGTCATCGGCCCGAGGACTGTAGTAGGTGAGGAACAGGTCCAGCGACCGGTCATCGGACGCTGCGCCGTAGCCGCTGACCTCGACGCCGTGGTCCTTGAAGTGCGCAGCTACGGCATCCTCGGTGTGCCCGTCGGCGGCCAACTGGTCGAGCATCAGCTGGGTGAAGGCCTCCGGGAGGTCGCAACCCTCGATCTCAGCCTGGGCCCTGACGTCCTCAATGAGGCCGTGCGCGTAGGCACCGACGTCCGGTTCAGCCACGCGACACCCTCTGCCGCGGGACGCAGGCACAGTGCAGCGGGCCACACGTCCCGGGCGGATTGGTGAGGGGCATGCAGTTCTCCGGAGGATCGTTCGGCATGTGCGGTGACAGTAAGCGCCGACTCGGTCGCTGATGGCACCAACTCTCCACGATATGGACAGGACCGACAAGACCCACTGGGCCGAGGCACGGTCACCGCATTGGTCCTGTTCCGGGTCAGCCGAACCAACCACCTCAGGCGCGATCGGAGGCCGAGGAATCTTGTGGTCTCGTCAGGGTCGACGAGCCTGTGGCGACAACGCGGAGCGGCCGGACGCGTGGCGTCGGACCGCGGAGGTAACCTGCGCAGTGCGTTCTTGCCGATCGGGAGGTGACACGGGTGACGGACGATGCCGTCGAACGACGTCGGGCGGGCTATGGGGTCAAGCTCGTACGTGGCCCGTTCGTGCGCCTGACACCACACCCTCAGGCATGCAGGGACGACGACGAGTTCCTCCGCTTCGCGGCGACGTGCCGTGATCGAGGCGACCGGCTGGCGGCGGACCTGTTCAGCGGTGCCGGTGGTCTAAGTCTGGGTCTCTCCGAGGCTGGGTTCCGCGTGGTCCTGTCAGCCGACCGCGACCCTGAGTCCGTCGAGACGCACCGGCACCACAACCCCGGCCTCACCCTCGACTGCGACCTCGGCGAATCCGCCAATGTCAGACGGATCGCCGCCTTGGTCAAGGAGGCGGGGATCGAGCTGCTCGCCGGTGGTCCGCCGTGTCAGCCCTTCTCCCGGGCGGGCCGCTCACTGATCCGTCACCAAGTCCGCCACGGCCTTCGCCCGGCGCACGACGAACGCCGGGACCTCTGGCGTTCGTTCCTGGAAGTGATCCAGCTGGCAAGACCCGCCGCCGTGATCATGGAAAACGTCCCCGACATGGCACTCGACCGGGAGATGTTCATCCTCCGCACCATGGTCCACGAGCTGGAGTCCATCGGTTACGCGGTCGAGGAACGAGTCGTCGACACCCTGCGCTACGGCGTACCGCAGTTCCGCCAGCGGCTGATCTTGGTCGCACTGCGAGACGGGATCGCCTTCGACTGGCCGGAGGAGGTACCGGACCGGGTGTCGGTATGGAACGCGATCAGCGACCTACCCGAGGTAGAGGGCGGCTGGAGGCCCGAGGGCGGGGCGGACGGCTGGACTGATTACACCGGTCCGATGTTTGCCTTTCAGAAGCACATGCGCAGGGGTGTCGCACCGTCGGACGCGGGCAAGGTCTTCGACCACATCACCCGACCCGTACGCGAGGACGACCTGCGCGCCTTCGACATGATGGACGCTGGCACCAGATACTCGGACCTGCCGGACGACGTCAAGCGCTACCGCGACGATATCTTCGACGACAAGTACAAACGCCTGAGCGAGGATACCTACTCCCGCACCATCACCGCGCACATTGCCAAGGACGGCTACTGGTACATCCATCCCCGTCAGGACCGCACACTGACTGTGCGTGAGGCCGCGCGGCTGCAGACCTTTCCCGACTGGTTCCGCTTCGCCGGCCCGCCGTCGGCGGCGTTCCGCCAGATCGGCAACGCCGTACCCCCAGCGCTCGGCACCCAGCTCGGACGAGCCGTCATGACAGCGCTGGACGCCCTGAGGCCAGCCCTATACCGCAGCCACGACATCGCCCAGGCCCTCGCCACCTGGTTCGACGGCCTAGGCGAGCCGACACTTCCGTGGCTGCGCGCCCGGACGCGGTGGCAGGTCATCTCGGCCGAGATGCTCCTCGACCGGGCGGCACCCGAGCAGATCCGAATCCTCTGGTCACTGCTCGAACGATGGGAGCAGCCGCAGGACACCGTTGACGCCGGCGACGAACTTCTCGAGATCGGGCGGTGGGTCAACCGCGCGCACCGAGCCGAGCGGCTGCTCGAACTGGCGCGCACGCTCAGGTCGCTACCCGACCCGCTCGACGACGACAAGATTCATAGTCTCCGCGGGGTCGACGCTTCGGTAATCGACCTCGCCGTCCTCGCGATCCCGACCCGCGGCGAGGACGACGCGGAGGAGCCTGTTCTGATCACCAAGGGCACCCACCGCGTCGCTGCCCGCTTCACCGGCGAGCACGTCGAACGAAGCCACAGGATGACCGCTGGGCGTCTGGCCGTCGCCCGGATGATCGGCGATGACACCAACGCACGGCGAGCGCACCTGGGACTCATCGAGCTGGCAACCTCCGTATGCCGCCCCACCGACCCCGCCTGTCCCCGCTGCCCGTTGAACAAGACGTGCAGCGAAGCCCCCAAATGGGGCAGTCGGACCGCGCGGCAGCGGGTGATCAGTCCCTGAAGCCGAGCGCGGCGGCGACGTCAGGTGCCTCAGCCCGCAACATCTCCCCGATACGCTGCAGGGCCGCATACTCGCCGGCACGCATTGCTGCGGCGCGCAGCGCCAAACCGACAACTGGCATGGGCGGCGCCGCCCCAGACGCCTCACCGCGAGACAAGGCGGCCAATTGCTCGGAGCCTGCCTTCGAGCCCTCGGCGGCACTGCGCGAGTTCTTGCGGTAGGCGTCGTCCGCACGCATGCACAGCTCGTGAACGGGACGTTCGATCAGCTGACGCAGCTGCGGCGGCATCGCCACCCTGATCTTCGCCACGTTGATGTTGAACACCACGTCAAGGTCCGTGTCGAAGTCCAGTGCTACCCGCGCGAGCTTCGTGTGCTCGTCGATGCCCCGCATCCCGTTCCAGCCGCCCCACTGGACCAACCGCTGGGCGCGGTAGATGTATAGGCCCTGCTGACGGTTCCAGTTCAGCGGGCCCGACAGCCGCTCGAACTCCGCCTGGGACGTGAACTGATCGCGAGACGGCAGGACGTATCGCTGTAGTGCCACCGTGCCGGCGGCTTCACCGACTGTGACCTCGAAGCGCAGCGGTGGAAGCACCTCGCGGGCGGGCTCGTCTGGAGCAAATGGGTTCCACGGCCGGACCTTCTCGCCGTTGATCGTGATCACGAGACCACCGCCAACCTCACCCTCGAGGAAACGGTGGAAAACCGTACCCAAATGGTCTGCCGTCCTGCCTGCCAGCGCCTCCAGTCGGCGACGCGCCCAGCCGCCCTCAGGCTTACGTTCCGGCAGAACGCGGTCGAGACCGCGCCAGAGCACAGCGGTCCCTCCCGTGTCCGCCACCGCCTTGCGGGCTCGGGTGACCTGATCGTCGTCTGCCGGTTCGGCGATGACCCAGTCGTCCACCTCGGCGATCAGGTCAAGATCGATCATTCGCGAGACGGTGCGGGCCGTGGCCGCTCTCCTGCGGCTGACCACCGTCAGGGACCGGCACTGCGACAGAGAGGCAGTCTTCAACCCCAGCCCGTACCGACCGAGATCACCGCGACCGTAGTCGCGTCGGCTGCCGTAACGCATCGCTTCCAACAGTCCGTTGGCACTCATCCCCTCGCCGTCGTCGGCGATCATCACCCATGAGTCGGAACCATCGAACACGACGTCAATCTCGACCCGACTCGCGCCCGCAGCAACGCTGTTGTCCACCACGTCAGCCACCGCAGTCGGAAAGTCGTAACCGATGTCACGCAGCGAGTCGGTCAACCGCGCAGCAGACGGCGCCACGCTGTACAGGTTTCGCACGCCCACGACGCTTCCTCCGTTCGATAACGACGACGGGGACCAGGATGTCATACTCCTGCGCGACCCACCTCATGGGACGCACAGCGATGCGCCTGAAGCCCAACTTTTGACACGGAAGGCCGGGCGGTCGAGCGGTCGCTTGCGCGCGAACTGGGATGAGATTCCGGTGAACTTTGCCTGCCCTCGGCAGAGTGGATCAAAGCTTCCCGATGCATGACGGCACCTCCCCTCGACACGCGCGCCAGATTAGAACATGGGTACGACCAGAGTGCTCGACTGGGACCAGTCGGACGGACCGCGGTGGATGTGACGATCGGCGGATCGGACCCCATCCGGCTAGCCACCCGTGGGTGGAACAGGTGCGCAGCTTCCGGAACGCAGGAGGCAGACCAGTCACCCAGCGGCGAGGTTCTGACTTGCGGCCGTCCGGGCGACCGGACTCGCGGGGGTGGTGTCCGCGCATGACGGGCCACGCACCTCGACAAAAACTCGACGCGCCGGCTCTTCAACCCCTCGACGAACCTCGCACTCCCACACCCTGACCACTCGCCAACCGGCCTCGATCAACTCGTTGTCGACCCGCTGATCACGGGCCCTGTTCGTGGCGATCTTCGTCCTCCACCTCTCGGCGCGTTGGGACCACGGAATCTGGAGGGTCCGTGCTGCGGACAACCGTGCCAGAAGCACCCGTTCACGAACACCGCGACGCGCGGACCCCCTCCCTGTCACGCTGATGTGAGACAGCCCGTCTACCAGGGGATACTCTTCCTGGACGGTCCTGAGGAGAGATCATTAGCATAACGTCGAAGCCCCACGAGAGCCTGGATCCGGACGCCCGGCCCCAGCGGCGGACATTCACCGCAGAGTTCAAGGCGCGGATCCTGGACGAGTACGACGCGGCGCCGGACGCGGCGGCTCGCGGGGCGATTCTGCGCCGGGAACGGTTGTACGGGTCACACATTCTCGACTGGCGCAAGGCCCGAGACGCCGGAGCGTCGGCCGGCTTGACGGACCGGCGGCAATCGGCCGCGCGGGCAGCGAAGAAGGCCGAGAGCGCCGAACTTGCCCGTCTTCAGCGGGAGAACGCCCGCTTGCAGGCCAAGCTGGCCAAGACTGAGACCGCGTTGCAGATCATGGGAAAAGCGCACGCGCTCTTGGAACTGCTCTCCGAGAGCGCGGATTCCGCGCCGATGCCGAACCCGTCCTCGCCGAGGCACAGCAGGCGCTGACCCCGGCGTGGGGCATCGCCGGGGCCTGCCGGCTGACCGGTGTTTCCCGCGCGACGCTCTACCGGCACCGCGTACCACCGCTAATCTCACGGCCGCGGACCGCGCGCAGGCCACCGCCGTCGGCGTTGTCCGAGGCGGAACGTGAGCAGGTGCTGCAACTGCTAAACCGGCCCGAGTACCAAGATCTGGCGCCGGCGCAGGTGTGGGCCCGCGAGCTCGACGAGGGCCGCTGGTGGTGCTCGGAGTCCACGATGTACCGGATCTTGCGGGCTGCCGGGCAGAGCGGCGAACGCCGCAGCCAGGCCAGCCATCCGGCCCGCACCAAACCCGAACTCGTGGCCGACGCGGCGAACCAGGTCTGGTCCTGGGACATCACCAAGCTGCGCGGCCCGCAGAAGGGCGTCTGGTTCCACCTCTACACCGTGATCGACATCTGGTCCCGTTACGTCGTCGGGCACCTGGTCGCCGCGCACGAGGACGGCCAGCTCGCCGAGGCGCTGATCGCTGACGCGGCCGCCCGCGAACGCGTCGATGCCGATCAGTTGACCGTGCACGCCGACCGTGGCGCCGCGATGACCAGCAAGACCGTCACCCAGCTGCTGACCGATCTGAAGATCGGCCGTAGCCACAGCCGTCCGAAGACATCGAACGACAATCCGTACATCGAGGCGAGCTTCAAGACGTTGAAGTACGACCCGACGTTTCCCGAGCGGTTCGGGTCGATCCAGCACGCCCGGCAGCACTGCGAGGCGTTCTACACCTACTACAACCACGAGCACCGGCACTCCGGGGTCGGCCTGCACACCCCGGCATCGGTGCATCACGGCACCGCCGGGCAGATCCGTGAACAGCGGCAACAGACCCTCGACGCGGCCTGGGCAGCGCACCCGCAACGGTTCGGCCGCCGCCGTCCACGCCCGCCCCGCCTCCCGGACCGGGCATGGATCAACAAACCCGACAACAGCGACCCCGAACAGACCACCGCCTCGCCCGTGCCCAACCAACCAGCAGCACAAAGCTAAACAAAATCAAGAAAATGTCTCAGTTGACTTGACAGGCTCCGACCGGGGAACACGAGGTCCGGCCGGCAACGGTTGAACAGGGTCCGCCCCAGGCGAAATCGGAGACCCAGTGCGTGTACGGCGCGGCGCAACGCCATTTCGGGTGCGGTGTCTCGTGTACGCCGTCCTCGCAAATGAGATCCCTGGGCTGTGGCCACCCAGGCTCGAGACCCTTCCCGAGACGGCGGGGCGCCGCCGTCGGCACTCGTCATCACAATCGCCTCCTCGGTATCTCGGTAGAGGGCCACCCGGGTTCCCAGCCAACTTTCACCCTGTTTACCAGTACCCATTGGGCTCGACCGACGTCGACGGACGGCCCGAATGCAGCTCACTTCGAGGGCATACCTGGCGATCCCCCTGCGGTCGAGGCCCTCGGCTGCAGGGGAGACGACGCTGCGTGAGCCCTGGCTCGCCGCCTATCCCAACGATGACGCGGGCGCAGGTCGACGGCCAGGTATTCTCGGCGCCGTCGCACGGGCGGTCCGGCGCTGGCCCGACGCTGAGGAGACGACGATTGATCAGGCCAGGTCCACGGCCCGGTCCTATATGCGGGCAATCGCTGGCGGATCTTGCGGGTCAGGTCGGGCGTCGTCCTATGCAACCGTCGGTGCCGAAAAGGAGGGCTGAGGAGATCGCTGCGGGAGCCTGCCCGCCGCTGGTTGTGCAGGCGAGGTGGTGAACCAGCCACGAAATGGCAGCGGCCGGAGGGCGGCCACAGTCGCGCGCCGGTGCGGTCGCCGGCTCGTGGGCGGGGTGGCGGATGGCCCTGCTGGCCGGGCGAGGTTCATGGCTCGGCGGGCGGTGCGGGCGGCGGCGCACATGCCGCGCTGGCCGGCGCACTGCAGGTTGCGGCAGTTGCCGTGGCTGTCGGGTTGGTGGGCGGCGGTGACATCAAGGGCGAGCCGCCACAGGAGTGGGTCGGTCACATCGCCGTGGATCACGGCGAGCAGGCTGAGGCGTTCACGAGGCATGGCGAAGTCCCTTTCGTCGACGGTTACGTCGTCCGGGACGGACTACCGGACGGACGGTGGACACGATCGACGCTCACCTTCGCCCGGAGATCAAGCCGTCCGGTCTCTTCGGCTTTCCGGCCGGCGGCGCGAAGGTTGTTGTGACCGATCAGCTGCAACTGTCACTTTTCGGCGATAGTTAGCACTGCGGCTGATCCGCCGCTCCGGGCGGTGGTAGGAATTCGTTGAAGATTGATCGCTGGGTTCCGCCGGCCGGAGTCGGCGGCGGGTCGCGTGAAGACGTTCGCCACTCACAGGAACTCACAGCGGCGTGCCGCCGTGTGAGTGCGGGCGCGGGCGCTGTGGCCGGACAGCGTGGCTGACAGACTCTGACAGCTTCCGGTCGGGCGCAGTTCGCTTCCGGTCGCCTCGGTGCGTGCCCGTAGGGCGGGTGACGGTTACCGGACCGGCGAGCTGGCGGATGGGGGTGGGTTCGGCGGCGTGTGCGGCCGGCATGCACCGCACGGGGCCGTGTGTTCCGATCCCCTCATTAGGCGGCCCGCTCGTCGGGGGTGGGCTGGTGGTGGGTGGGGTATCGGTCGTCGTGATCGGTGTCGGTGTAGGGCAGGTCGATGA is part of the Micromonospora sp. WMMD980 genome and encodes:
- a CDS encoding IS3 family transposase, which gives rise to MTGVSRATLYRHRVPPLISRPRTARRPPPSALSEAEREQVLQLLNRPEYQDLAPAQVWARELDEGRWWCSESTMYRILRAAGQSGERRSQASHPARTKPELVADAANQVWSWDITKLRGPQKGVWFHLYTVIDIWSRYVVGHLVAAHEDGQLAEALIADAAARERVDADQLTVHADRGAAMTSKTVTQLLTDLKIGRSHSRPKTSNDNPYIEASFKTLKYDPTFPERFGSIQHARQHCEAFYTYYNHEHRHSGVGLHTPASVHHGTAGQIREQRQQTLDAAWAAHPQRFGRRRPRPPRLPDRAWINKPDNSDPEQTTASPVPNQPAAQS
- a CDS encoding ATP-binding protein — protein: MGVRNLYSVAPSAARLTDSLRDIGYDFPTAVADVVDNSVAAGASRVEIDVVFDGSDSWVMIADDGEGMSANGLLEAMRYGSRRDYGRGDLGRYGLGLKTASLSQCRSLTVVSRRRAATARTVSRMIDLDLIAEVDDWVIAEPADDDQVTRARKAVADTGGTAVLWRGLDRVLPERKPEGGWARRRLEALAGRTADHLGTVFHRFLEGEVGGGLVITINGEKVRPWNPFAPDEPAREVLPPLRFEVTVGEAAGTVALQRYVLPSRDQFTSQAEFERLSGPLNWNRQQGLYIYRAQRLVQWGGWNGMRGIDEHTKLARVALDFDTDLDVVFNINVAKIRVAMPPQLRQLIERPVHELCMRADDAYRKNSRSAAEGSKAGSEQLAALSRGEASGAAPPMPVVGLALRAAAMRAGEYAALQRIGEMLRAEAPDVAAALGFRD
- the dcm gene encoding DNA cytosine methyltransferase, encoding MTDDAVERRRAGYGVKLVRGPFVRLTPHPQACRDDDEFLRFAATCRDRGDRLAADLFSGAGGLSLGLSEAGFRVVLSADRDPESVETHRHHNPGLTLDCDLGESANVRRIAALVKEAGIELLAGGPPCQPFSRAGRSLIRHQVRHGLRPAHDERRDLWRSFLEVIQLARPAAVIMENVPDMALDREMFILRTMVHELESIGYAVEERVVDTLRYGVPQFRQRLILVALRDGIAFDWPEEVPDRVSVWNAISDLPEVEGGWRPEGGADGWTDYTGPMFAFQKHMRRGVAPSDAGKVFDHITRPVREDDLRAFDMMDAGTRYSDLPDDVKRYRDDIFDDKYKRLSEDTYSRTITAHIAKDGYWYIHPRQDRTLTVREAARLQTFPDWFRFAGPPSAAFRQIGNAVPPALGTQLGRAVMTALDALRPALYRSHDIAQALATWFDGLGEPTLPWLRARTRWQVISAEMLLDRAAPEQIRILWSLLERWEQPQDTVDAGDELLEIGRWVNRAHRAERLLELARTLRSLPDPLDDDKIHSLRGVDASVIDLAVLAIPTRGEDDAEEPVLITKGTHRVAARFTGEHVERSHRMTAGRLAVARMIGDDTNARRAHLGLIELATSVCRPTDPACPRCPLNKTCSEAPKWGSRTARQRVISP